GGGCACACCTCTTGTAGAGTATTGCTACGCTTTCGTGGTACACTCGCGGCTCTGGACCCTATGTAACTTGATTGCGTTCATTTTGCGGATATTTTGACAGTGGAATAAATCTGTCGAAACTGAAAATAACGTAAAAAATTTGGAATGTCGCTATTGCTATAACCCCGATGTGATGACGGTATCAACACTTTTGAGACCTTTGACCTTGCTCAGCAAGTCGACAAAGGCTTTAACGTGGGAGGCGTCGCCCTTCAGAACGATACACTCCAAGCAGGTATCGTGGTCTACGTGAACGTGGGTCGTACAAACGACATTCTCTCCATGATCGTGTTGAACAGCGGTCAAATCCTTGGAAATGCAGGGAGCATGGTGGTTGTACATTAAAGTCACCGTTCCATAAACTTGGCCTTTTTCCTCCTGCCAGCGTTCCTCGCTGATATAGCGTCGTATCAATTGGCGTATGACGTCCGAACGGTTGTCTTTTCCGACACGTTCTAACCGAAGATCGAACTCCGCAAGGACATCCTCTGGAACGGTTACCCCGAAACGCGCGAGTTTTTTCGCCATGTCCCTCATCCTTTCTTCTCAAACGTTTTCATCGCGAAGGTGGTGCCAGAGGCATCATAAGGCCATAAGGCACCAATATTTCATATTTCAAAAGATCAAGGGCTCACCCGATAATTTTCGGGCACAGGTGGCTTTTCTGTTTCATCGGCGTATTCCCTCGAACCATTTTTTTCGCCTGGTTTTTTCGCCGGAACCTTCTCCAGCCTCATCCGTCGTTGAACGCTTGTTGGATTGGCTCGAGTTTTCTGTTGTGGTCGCGTCCGTCGAGAAGACCGTTTGGCTGGAAAAGGAAGAAGATGATGAGGGGGAGGGCGAAAAAAGTTGATGTTCGCGTAGTTTTTCGTAGCAGATGATTCCTCCACCGCCAAAAAGAGCGGTCAACAAAAACCACCCCAAAAGCCTGGAGATGAACGCGAAAACAAAACCGGCAAAGCTCAAGACCAAACCCAACATGCAGATAAACATGGGCGTGAAGATCAGCAGAAGGAGCGATCTATCTTTAGCGTTGCCACGATGCCATTCCATAAGAATAAAATTGAAGCCCATAAATAAATTAGACGGCCAGAAATATTTTAAAAAACGCGACCATGAACGATCCCACAAGGCGCTCCCCCCAGAAATTCATTTGAGTTCTACTGAAATTATATCGGATTATCTTCTAAATGTGCTCATTCGATTGCCTAGCTACGAAACTTGGGTTAGGATAAAACGCAAGAGTTACTATA
This Synergistaceae bacterium DNA region includes the following protein-coding sequences:
- the nikR gene encoding nickel-responsive transcriptional regulator NikR, coding for MAKKLARFGVTVPEDVLAEFDLRLERVGKDNRSDVIRQLIRRYISEERWQEEKGQVYGTVTLMYNHHAPCISKDLTAVQHDHGENVVCTTHVHVDHDTCLECIVLKGDASHVKAFVDLLSKVKGLKSVDTVITSGL